The Alkalihalobacillus sp. TS-13 genomic interval TCCGAGTGCAGTCTTCACCTGGACATCAAGCTTTGGTCCATAGAATGCTGCTTCTCCCTCCGCTTCCACATAATTCAGATCCATATCTTCCATTGTTTCTTTCAATAAAGCTTGGGCTTTCTCCCACATTTCATCATTATCGACATACTTTTCTTTATCAACAGGATCACGATAAGAGAGTCGGAACTTGTAGTCATTGATCCCGAAGTCCTTGTAAACCTTTTGGATAAGTTGAACGACACGGATAAACTCATCCTTCAACTGATCTGGTCTTACAAAAATATGGGCGTCATTCAATGTCATTGAACGTACACGCTGTAACCCTGCAAGTGCCCCGGACATTTCATGGCGGTGCATTGTGCCGAGCTCAGCAATACGGACAGGCAGGTCTCTATAACTGTGCATTGCGTTTTTGTAAATCATCATATGATGCGGACAGTTCATCGGGCGAAGTACAAGCTGTTCGTTATCCATTTCGATCGGTGGGTACATATCTTCCTGATAATGATCCCAGTGACCGGAAGTCTTATAAAGTTCAACACTACCAAGGTGAGGAGTATAGACATGGTCATAGCCAAGCTTCACTTCAGTGTCTACGATATAGCGTTCGATGACTCTTCGGATCGTCGCACCTTTCGGAAGCCAGATCGGCAGCCCCTGGCCGACTTTTTGTGAAATCGCAAAAATTTCTAATTCTTTACCCAGCTTACGGTGGTCACGTTCCTTCGCTTCTTTGAGGAAATGCAAATGCTCTTCCAACTCGGATTTCTTATTGAACGCAGTTCCATAAACTCGTTGCAGCATTTGATTGTCACTGTCACCTCTCCAGTAAGCACCCGAGATATTCATCAATTTGAATACCTTTAATTTGCTTGTTTGCGGCACATGGACACCTCGGCAAAGGTCAGAAAATTCACCTTGGTGATAGAATGTGATCTTATCACCTTCAGGAATTGCCTCAATCAATTCGACTTTAAGGTCATCTCCCAGTTCCTCATAGCGTCGGATCGCCTCTTCACGACTCACTTCCTCACGAGTGATTTCAAGGTTTTCATCCACGATTTTCTTCATTTCTTTTTCAATCTTCGGAAAGTCTTCCTCAGTCAGCCTGTGCTCCATATCTATGTCATAATAAAATCCCTTTTCGATTGTCGGACCTACACCAAGCTTGATTTTTTGATCGGAAAAGACACGTTTGATCGCCTGTGCCATAAGAT includes:
- the thrS gene encoding threonine--tRNA ligase encodes the protein MSKVKITFPDGAVKEFDKGVTTEEIAASISPGLKKKAIAGKLDDQLLDLRQPIEQDGAITIVMPDSEEGLEIIRHSTAHLMAQAIKRVFSDQKIKLGVGPTIEKGFYYDIDMEHRLTEEDFPKIEKEMKKIVDENLEITREEVSREEAIRRYEELGDDLKVELIEAIPEGDKITFYHQGEFSDLCRGVHVPQTSKLKVFKLMNISGAYWRGDSDNQMLQRVYGTAFNKKSELEEHLHFLKEAKERDHRKLGKELEIFAISQKVGQGLPIWLPKGATIRRVIERYIVDTEVKLGYDHVYTPHLGSVELYKTSGHWDHYQEDMYPPIEMDNEQLVLRPMNCPHHMMIYKNAMHSYRDLPVRIAELGTMHRHEMSGALAGLQRVRSMTLNDAHIFVRPDQLKDEFIRVVQLIQKVYKDFGINDYKFRLSYRDPVDKEKYVDNDEMWEKAQALLKETMEDMDLNYVEAEGEAAFYGPKLDVQVKTALGKEETLSTVQLDFHLPERFDLTYKGSDGQDHRPVVIHRGVVSTMERFVAFLIEEYKGALPTWLSPVQAKVIPVSEVHMDYAYKVQEELKSNGIRVEVDSREEKIGYKIREAQMQKVPYMLVVGDQEIEKNTVNVRKYGEQDSETVSLESFKDNLKNEVEHS